The following coding sequences lie in one Pseudomonas syringae CC1557 genomic window:
- a CDS encoding MFS transporter, which yields METSNPASNGSAATAAGPKTTSSRIKSIFSGSVGNMVEWYDWYVYAAFSLYFAKAFFPKGDTTAQLLNTAAIFAVGFLMRPIGGWLMGLYADYKGRKAALMASVLLMCFGSLIIALTPGYESIGVGAPILLVFARLLQGLSVGGEYGTSATYLSEMATKERRGFFSSFQYVTLISGQLIALGVLIVLQQTLTTEQLYAWGWRIPFVIGALCAVVALFLRRGMEETESFTRKKKEKRKESLMRTLMRHPKELMTVVGLTMGGTLAFYTYTTYMQKYLVNTVGMSITDSTSISAATLFLFMLLQPVVGALSDKVGRRPILIAFGVLGTLCTVPILTTLHTIQTWWGAFFLIMAALIIVSGYTSINAVVKAELFPTEIRALGVGLPYALTVSIFGGTAEYLALWFKSIGMETGYYWYVTACIACSLLVYVFMKDTRKHSRIETD from the coding sequence ATGGAAACCTCCAATCCCGCCTCCAACGGGTCGGCTGCTACTGCAGCCGGCCCAAAAACCACCTCCAGCCGTATCAAATCGATCTTCAGTGGCTCGGTCGGCAATATGGTCGAGTGGTACGACTGGTACGTCTACGCCGCGTTCTCGCTGTACTTCGCCAAAGCGTTCTTCCCCAAAGGCGACACCACCGCGCAACTGCTCAACACCGCCGCAATCTTCGCCGTCGGCTTTCTGATGCGACCGATTGGTGGCTGGCTGATGGGGTTGTATGCCGACTACAAGGGCCGCAAGGCCGCGCTGATGGCATCGGTGCTGCTGATGTGTTTCGGCTCGCTGATCATTGCCCTGACACCGGGCTATGAAAGCATCGGCGTCGGCGCACCGATCCTGCTGGTATTCGCCCGCTTGCTGCAGGGCCTTTCGGTCGGCGGCGAATACGGAACCTCGGCGACCTACCTCAGTGAAATGGCGACCAAGGAGCGTCGCGGCTTCTTCTCCAGCTTTCAGTACGTCACGCTGATTTCCGGCCAGCTCATTGCGCTGGGTGTGCTGATCGTGCTGCAACAAACCCTTACCACCGAACAGCTGTATGCCTGGGGCTGGCGCATTCCGTTTGTCATCGGCGCCTTGTGCGCAGTAGTAGCGTTGTTCCTTCGTCGCGGCATGGAAGAGACCGAGTCATTCACCCGCAAAAAGAAGGAAAAGCGCAAGGAAAGCCTGATGCGCACGTTGATGCGCCATCCCAAGGAATTGATGACGGTGGTCGGCCTGACCATGGGCGGCACCCTGGCCTTCTATACCTACACCACGTATATGCAGAAGTATCTGGTCAACACCGTTGGCATGAGCATCACCGACTCGACCTCGATATCGGCAGCGACGCTGTTCCTGTTCATGCTGCTGCAACCGGTGGTTGGGGCGCTGTCTGACAAGGTTGGTCGACGTCCGATCCTGATTGCCTTTGGCGTGCTGGGTACGTTGTGCACAGTGCCGATCCTGACCACGTTGCACACCATTCAGACCTGGTGGGGCGCGTTCTTCCTGATCATGGCCGCGCTGATCATCGTCAGCGGTTACACGTCGATTAACGCAGTGGTGAAAGCCGAGCTGTTCCCTACCGAAATCCGCGCACTCGGTGTCGGCCTGCCTTACGCACTGACCGTCTCGATATTCGGCGGCACTGCGGAGTACCTTGCACTGTGGTTCAAGAGCATCGGCATGGAGACGGGTTATTACTGGTACGTCACCGCGTGCATCGCCTGCTCGCTGCTGGTGTATGTGTTCATGAAGGACACGCGTAAACACTCGCGGATCGAAACTGACTGA
- a CDS encoding J domain-containing protein — MDCWSVLELQDDADERSIKRQYARLLKVTRPDDDPVAFQRLRDAYEQALERARNRVEYAPEGAGFWSFADQAPESLTLDKPARAVQPDDERALPDVDSTYPLVRPAIELSWHEQASRTTPENLHSQHQLAQDQGCDEVFQQHLARRCLLDPEGTLPLIKAAVEQLHWLTPWQKVQLRAHQSQRLTQALLDSSLQPLHALLENSEERAFLDALKALQQQPWLASFDRQEQLEQWTMSLLLNNPHWSPALFERLSALFDWDQKHDVHSGPMSLWMNLVQRCEKKAFITRLHHLLEGPADSPEATAAHLILQPPPLNERLRLARQGDQALWQACETLTSDLIHRFPEAMEVFPDADVQSWRKLPEQVSFNPNLRTYLFGALAIFITASLDPSRADVAWYEVIGIALSAPVLFLLISYMVMTLWGPVSESFKTADKRWSERLLPGWLSWPGYQTLLLRHGIPVVTIGAACIQEGLLLLALFSAGLASWIVLSPYRISLFQDAVSARTGGWHGVKAFCARNTFKGIMILMGLMLAFVGAVIAFGPARGH, encoded by the coding sequence ATGGATTGCTGGAGCGTACTGGAACTGCAGGACGACGCCGACGAGCGCAGCATCAAACGGCAATACGCAAGACTGCTTAAAGTTACTCGGCCTGACGACGATCCTGTCGCCTTCCAGAGGCTGCGTGATGCTTACGAACAAGCCCTGGAACGGGCTCGAAATCGTGTTGAATACGCCCCCGAGGGCGCAGGCTTCTGGTCGTTCGCAGACCAGGCGCCAGAGTCGCTGACTCTGGACAAGCCTGCACGGGCCGTCCAGCCGGACGATGAGCGAGCACTGCCGGATGTTGACAGTACTTATCCACTGGTGCGCCCGGCGATAGAGTTGAGCTGGCACGAGCAAGCGTCTCGAACCACGCCGGAGAATTTGCACTCACAACACCAGCTCGCCCAGGACCAAGGCTGCGACGAGGTTTTTCAGCAGCACCTGGCTCGCCGATGCCTGCTGGACCCGGAAGGCACCCTGCCGCTGATAAAGGCTGCGGTTGAGCAACTGCACTGGCTGACACCCTGGCAAAAGGTGCAGCTCAGGGCGCACCAGTCACAGCGCTTGACCCAGGCGCTGCTGGACAGCTCGCTTCAGCCGTTGCACGCGCTGCTTGAAAACAGTGAAGAGCGCGCCTTTCTCGATGCGCTGAAGGCACTTCAGCAGCAGCCATGGCTGGCGTCCTTTGATCGTCAGGAGCAGTTGGAGCAATGGACCATGTCGCTGCTGCTCAACAACCCTCACTGGTCACCTGCGTTGTTCGAACGCCTGAGCGCCCTGTTTGACTGGGATCAGAAACATGATGTGCATTCCGGGCCAATGTCGTTGTGGATGAACCTGGTTCAGCGCTGTGAAAAAAAGGCTTTCATCACTCGCCTGCATCACTTGCTCGAAGGGCCGGCAGACAGCCCTGAAGCGACCGCAGCGCACTTGATCCTGCAGCCACCGCCACTGAATGAACGACTGCGCCTGGCAAGACAAGGTGATCAAGCGCTTTGGCAAGCCTGCGAGACGCTCACGTCTGATCTGATCCATCGTTTTCCGGAGGCCATGGAGGTATTTCCGGACGCTGATGTGCAGTCCTGGCGAAAACTGCCTGAGCAGGTGTCGTTCAATCCGAACCTCAGGACCTATCTGTTCGGTGCACTGGCGATATTCATAACGGCCTCACTCGACCCTTCGAGAGCCGACGTTGCCTGGTATGAAGTAATCGGCATTGCGCTGAGCGCCCCCGTACTTTTCTTGCTTATCAGCTACATGGTCATGACCCTCTGGGGGCCTGTCAGCGAAAGCTTCAAGACCGCGGACAAGCGCTGGAGTGAACGCCTGCTGCCCGGCTGGCTGAGCTGGCCTGGCTACCAGACTCTGCTGCTGCGCCATGGTATTCCGGTGGTCACCATCGGGGCCGCCTGCATACAGGAAGGACTTTTGCTTTTAGCGCTGTTCAGCGCTGGCCTGGCGTCATGGATTGTCCTGTCGCCCTACCGGATTTCTCTTTTTCAAGACGCTGTTTCGGCTCGTACCGGAGGTTGGCACGGAGTAAAAGCCTTCTGCGCCAGGAACACGTTCAAAGGCATCATGATCCTCATGGGCCTGATGCTCGCCTTTGTTGGAGCCGTGATTGCTTTCGGACCGGCACGCGGTCATTAG
- a CDS encoding molecular chaperone HscC, which translates to MIVGIDLGTTNSLVAVWRDGSSQLVTNALGETLTPSVVGLDDEGQILVGKAARERLQTHPQKTTALFKRYMGSAQEIRLGTETYRPEELSSLVLKSLKADVERAFGEPVTEAVISVPAYFSDAQRKATRIAGELAGLKVEKLINEPTAAALAYGLHQKEGETSFLVFDLGGGTFDISILELFDGVMEVRASAGDNFLGGEDFDRLLVEHFLDLHRDESDFPAKELVSPSLRREAERVRKALGQDDSADFVLRHADREWRKTITQEQMTEQFAPLLARLRSPIERALRDAKIRVADLDEILLVGGTTRMPLIRKLAAGMFGRFPAITLNPDEVVAQGAAIQAALKQRDAALEEVVLTDVCPYTLGIETTQYVFNGYQAGHYLPIIERNSVVPVSRVRTVNTIADNQEHVLLKIFQGESRLVKDNIALGELNIPVPKAKAGEVELDVRFTYDNNGLLEADVLIQMTGENHKLVIENNPGVMTPAEIQERLKVLEALKVHPRERQVNTHLTARLERLYQEYLGEARETIGVWAAQFQRVLETQDDRQINEVRKQIEQEADRFERGEW; encoded by the coding sequence ATGATCGTCGGTATTGATCTGGGCACCACCAACAGCCTGGTAGCCGTATGGCGCGACGGCAGCAGCCAGCTGGTTACCAACGCCCTGGGTGAGACGCTCACCCCAAGCGTTGTCGGGCTGGACGATGAAGGGCAGATTCTGGTCGGCAAGGCCGCTCGCGAACGCCTGCAGACCCATCCGCAGAAAACTACAGCGCTGTTCAAGCGCTACATGGGCAGTGCTCAGGAGATCCGACTGGGCACCGAGACCTATCGCCCGGAAGAACTGTCCTCGCTGGTCCTCAAGAGCCTGAAAGCAGATGTCGAGCGCGCGTTCGGCGAGCCGGTCACTGAAGCAGTGATCAGTGTTCCCGCGTATTTCAGCGACGCTCAGCGCAAGGCCACGCGTATCGCCGGTGAACTGGCAGGGCTTAAAGTCGAAAAGCTCATCAATGAGCCAACTGCGGCGGCGCTGGCTTACGGGCTGCATCAGAAGGAAGGCGAAACCTCGTTTCTGGTCTTTGACCTGGGCGGCGGGACGTTCGATATTTCGATTCTTGAGCTGTTCGACGGCGTGATGGAAGTGCGTGCCAGCGCAGGTGACAACTTTCTGGGCGGTGAGGACTTCGACCGTTTGCTGGTCGAACACTTCCTTGACCTGCACCGCGACGAGAGTGACTTCCCGGCCAAAGAACTGGTGAGCCCCTCGCTACGGCGTGAGGCCGAACGTGTGCGCAAGGCGCTGGGGCAGGATGACAGCGCCGACTTCGTGCTGCGCCATGCAGATAGGGAATGGCGCAAGACCATCACCCAGGAGCAGATGACCGAGCAGTTTGCGCCTTTGCTGGCCCGGCTGCGTTCGCCAATTGAACGCGCCTTGCGTGACGCGAAAATTCGCGTCGCCGATCTCGACGAGATCCTGCTGGTGGGCGGCACTACGCGCATGCCACTGATCCGCAAACTGGCTGCGGGGATGTTCGGGCGTTTTCCGGCCATCACCCTCAATCCGGATGAGGTGGTCGCGCAAGGTGCCGCGATTCAGGCAGCCCTCAAGCAGCGCGATGCGGCGCTGGAGGAAGTGGTACTGACCGACGTTTGCCCTTACACCCTGGGTATCGAAACTACGCAATACGTGTTCAATGGCTATCAGGCCGGCCATTACCTGCCGATCATCGAGCGCAACAGCGTGGTGCCGGTCAGCCGGGTTCGCACCGTGAACACCATTGCCGACAATCAGGAACACGTGCTGCTGAAGATCTTTCAAGGCGAAAGTCGCCTGGTCAAAGACAACATCGCACTGGGCGAACTGAACATTCCCGTCCCCAAGGCCAAGGCTGGCGAGGTCGAACTGGACGTGCGCTTCACCTACGATAACAACGGCCTTCTGGAGGCCGACGTGCTTATCCAGATGACCGGCGAGAACCATAAGCTGGTAATCGAGAACAACCCCGGCGTCATGACCCCGGCGGAAATCCAGGAACGCCTCAAGGTGCTGGAAGCGCTCAAGGTCCATCCTCGCGAACGGCAGGTCAATACTCACCTGACAGCCCGGCTGGAACGGCTCTATCAGGAGTACCTGGGCGAAGCCCGTGAAACCATCGGCGTCTGGGCAGCGCAATTCCAGCGCGTCCTGGAAACGCAGGATGACCGGCAGATCAATGAAGTGCGCAAGCAGATCGAACAGGAAGCAGACCGTTTTGAACGGGGTGAATGGTGA
- a CDS encoding PAS domain-containing protein, giving the protein MGRLIRETDWSMSAMGPKHTWPAALLSSMNLMLNCPDSMYLLWGQDFTLFFNDAYCPVLPVEAQQAQGQPIASVWGDAWEAVRHLAEQALAGHSCRSDDIQRTVIRNGKSVQTWWSLSYSPLYGDTGQIEGVFSRVNETTSQVLAKARQNENEAFTDRVLSSINDCIKVLDLDSRLTFMSEGGQRIMEVSDFNAIRGCPWPDFWQNQGNLDAIAAVEAARAGQSASFMGSAQTLGGNVKWWHVQVSPIFGKDGKPEKILCVSRDITQLRDAEEALLSLNETLEQRVIERTRDRDRIWRLSTDLMLVAQFDGIISAVNPAWTQALGWSEEQLLDSQFLALVHPDDIDSTLAAMSGLENGKTIPHFKNRYRHQDGSYRTIAWTAVPDNEFIHAVGRDIQAEEAANEALRVSQEALHQAQKLEAIGQLTGGVAHDFNNLLTVIRSCTDLLKSTSLDELRRIKYVEAISSTVDRAARLTGQLLAFARRQALQPEVFDVCKSVARIGEMMDTLTGSRIQVHIDLPADPCFIFADGSQFDTALVNMVVNARDAMAGSGRLTIKVERSACSSSELAPSLSEGDYVTVSLTDTGSGIPKDKLGLIFEPFYTTKSIGQGTGLGLSQVFGFAKQSGGEVLVESELGSGSRFTLCLPSAQNQEIAPENQHYVLSAPPGLCVLMVEDNQDIGTYTCPMLEQLGFQVLWVSSAREALQELSGNPENFHVVFSDIAMPGMSGLELYTEIEARYPWMPVVLTTGYSTEFASIAQDETHRFDLLQKPYSRDDLAALLYKAVRRSGEQQY; this is encoded by the coding sequence ATGGGCCGGCTTATCCGCGAGACAGACTGGTCGATGTCTGCAATGGGGCCGAAGCACACATGGCCTGCAGCTTTGTTGTCTTCGATGAACCTGATGCTCAACTGTCCGGACAGCATGTACCTGCTCTGGGGGCAGGATTTCACACTGTTTTTCAACGACGCCTATTGCCCGGTCCTGCCCGTCGAGGCTCAACAGGCACAGGGGCAACCCATCGCGTCCGTATGGGGCGATGCGTGGGAAGCGGTTCGCCATTTGGCCGAGCAGGCGCTCGCCGGGCACAGTTGCAGGTCCGACGACATTCAGCGCACCGTCATCCGCAATGGCAAATCCGTACAGACCTGGTGGTCGCTTTCCTACTCACCCCTCTACGGCGACACGGGGCAGATCGAGGGCGTATTCAGCCGAGTCAACGAAACCACTTCTCAGGTTCTTGCCAAAGCCCGGCAAAATGAAAACGAAGCGTTCACCGACCGCGTTTTGTCGAGCATCAACGACTGCATCAAAGTACTGGATCTCGACTCGCGCCTGACCTTCATGAGTGAAGGCGGTCAGCGGATCATGGAAGTCAGCGATTTCAACGCGATTCGCGGCTGTCCATGGCCGGACTTCTGGCAGAACCAGGGCAATCTGGACGCTATTGCTGCCGTCGAAGCCGCCCGCGCCGGACAAAGCGCCAGCTTCATGGGCTCGGCGCAAACGCTGGGTGGCAATGTCAAATGGTGGCATGTGCAGGTCAGCCCTATTTTTGGCAAGGACGGCAAACCGGAAAAGATACTTTGCGTATCCAGGGACATCACTCAACTCAGGGACGCCGAGGAAGCGCTGCTTTCCCTGAACGAAACCCTGGAGCAGCGTGTGATCGAACGCACCCGGGATCGCGACCGCATCTGGCGGCTGTCTACCGATCTGATGCTGGTCGCGCAATTTGACGGCATCATTTCGGCGGTCAATCCGGCATGGACTCAGGCTTTGGGCTGGTCGGAAGAACAATTGCTCGACAGTCAATTCCTCGCGCTGGTGCATCCGGACGATATCGACAGCACCCTCGCTGCCATGAGCGGGCTGGAAAACGGTAAAACCATCCCCCATTTCAAGAATCGCTACCGTCATCAGGACGGTTCATACCGGACCATCGCCTGGACTGCTGTTCCGGACAATGAATTCATTCACGCTGTCGGCCGTGATATCCAGGCCGAAGAAGCCGCCAACGAGGCATTGAGGGTTTCCCAGGAAGCACTTCATCAAGCCCAGAAACTGGAAGCCATCGGCCAGTTGACCGGCGGCGTGGCGCACGATTTCAACAATCTGCTGACGGTTATCCGCTCCTGCACCGACCTGCTGAAATCCACCAGCCTCGACGAACTGCGGCGCATTAAATATGTGGAAGCCATTTCCAGTACAGTCGACCGCGCGGCTCGTCTGACCGGACAATTGCTGGCCTTTGCCCGCCGTCAGGCATTGCAGCCGGAAGTCTTCGATGTCTGCAAAAGCGTGGCGCGGATCGGCGAAATGATGGACACCCTCACCGGCTCGCGCATTCAGGTTCACATCGACCTGCCTGCAGATCCTTGCTTTATCTTTGCCGACGGCAGCCAGTTCGATACGGCGCTGGTCAACATGGTAGTCAATGCCCGCGACGCCATGGCGGGTTCCGGTCGCCTGACCATCAAGGTCGAACGCTCGGCCTGCTCTTCCAGCGAACTGGCGCCTTCGCTCAGCGAAGGCGACTACGTGACGGTGTCCTTGACCGATACCGGGTCAGGCATCCCCAAAGACAAACTGGGGCTGATCTTCGAACCGTTCTATACCACCAAGAGTATTGGCCAGGGCACCGGGCTGGGCCTGTCGCAGGTCTTCGGCTTTGCCAAGCAATCGGGTGGCGAAGTGCTGGTCGAGAGTGAACTGGGCAGCGGCAGCCGTTTTACGTTATGCCTGCCCAGCGCACAAAATCAAGAAATCGCCCCGGAAAACCAACACTACGTGCTCTCCGCGCCTCCTGGCCTGTGCGTGTTGATGGTCGAAGACAATCAGGACATTGGCACCTACACCTGCCCGATGCTCGAACAACTCGGCTTTCAGGTGCTCTGGGTATCCAGCGCCCGCGAGGCACTGCAAGAGCTGTCCGGCAACCCTGAAAACTTCCACGTGGTGTTTTCCGATATCGCCATGCCGGGAATGAGCGGGCTGGAGCTGTACACAGAAATCGAAGCGCGCTATCCGTGGATGCCGGTGGTTCTGACCACTGGCTACAGCACCGAATTCGCCTCCATTGCTCAGGACGAAACACATCGCTTCGACCTGTTGCAAAAGCCCTATTCCAGAGATGATCTGGCAGCCCTTCTGTACAAGGCCGTGCGCCGCAGCGGGGAGCAGCAATACTGA
- a CDS encoding sigma-54-dependent transcriptional regulator codes for MLNSVIVVDDEAPIRQAVEQWLTLSGFEVQVFARAEECLSCVPEHFPGVVLTDVRMPGMSGLELLSQLQGLDRDLPVILLTGHGDVPMAVEAMREGAYDFLEKPFSPETLISNLRRALEKRQLVLENRRLHEQADARTRLDATLLGTSPSLQTLRRQVLDLSQLPVNVVIRGETGSGKELVARCLHDFGPRAGKPFVALNCAAIPEHLFEAELFGHESGAFTGAQGKRIGRLEYADGGTVFLDEIESMPMAQQVKLLRVLQDKRLERLGSNQSIEVDLRIIAATKPDLLEEARAGRFREDLAYRLNVAELRLPPLRERREDIPQLFSHFARSAAERLNRDAPSLSAARLSQLLSHDWPGNVRELANAAERQTLGLELTPSAPDSAVQGQSLAARQEAFEAQCLRASLTRHKGDIKAVLGELQLPRRTLNEKMQRHALTREMFLN; via the coding sequence ATGTTGAACTCGGTCATCGTGGTAGACGACGAAGCGCCCATCCGGCAAGCCGTCGAACAGTGGCTGACCCTTTCAGGTTTCGAGGTGCAGGTGTTCGCCCGCGCCGAAGAATGCCTGAGCTGCGTGCCGGAACACTTTCCCGGCGTGGTGCTGACCGACGTGCGCATGCCGGGCATGAGCGGTCTGGAGCTGCTGAGCCAGCTGCAAGGCCTGGACCGCGACTTGCCGGTCATCCTGCTGACCGGCCATGGCGACGTGCCGATGGCGGTCGAGGCCATGCGCGAAGGTGCGTATGACTTTCTGGAGAAACCGTTCAGCCCTGAAACCCTGATCAGCAACCTGCGTCGCGCCCTGGAAAAACGTCAACTGGTGCTGGAAAACCGCCGTTTGCATGAGCAGGCCGACGCACGCACCCGGCTGGACGCCACCCTGCTCGGCACCTCGCCCAGCCTGCAAACCCTCCGCCGTCAGGTGCTGGACCTGTCGCAGCTGCCGGTCAATGTGGTGATCAGAGGCGAAACGGGCAGCGGCAAGGAGCTGGTCGCCCGCTGCCTGCATGACTTCGGCCCGCGCGCAGGCAAGCCTTTTGTTGCCCTCAACTGCGCAGCCATCCCGGAACACCTGTTCGAGGCCGAGCTGTTCGGCCACGAAAGCGGCGCGTTCACCGGCGCACAAGGCAAGCGCATCGGTCGTCTGGAATACGCCGACGGTGGGACGGTGTTTCTCGATGAGATAGAAAGCATGCCGATGGCACAACAGGTCAAGCTGCTGCGCGTGCTGCAGGATAAACGCCTGGAGCGGCTGGGCTCGAATCAAAGCATCGAAGTCGACCTGCGGATCATTGCCGCCACCAAGCCAGACCTTCTTGAGGAGGCGCGTGCCGGACGCTTTCGGGAAGACCTCGCGTATCGCCTGAATGTGGCCGAGCTGCGCCTGCCGCCCTTGCGTGAACGCCGGGAGGACATTCCTCAACTGTTCAGCCACTTCGCCAGATCCGCCGCCGAACGTCTGAACCGGGATGCGCCGTCCCTCAGCGCTGCGCGTCTGAGCCAGTTGCTCAGCCATGACTGGCCCGGCAATGTTCGCGAGCTGGCCAATGCAGCCGAGCGTCAGACGCTCGGGCTGGAGCTGACACCTTCAGCGCCCGACAGCGCCGTGCAGGGGCAATCATTGGCGGCCCGTCAGGAAGCCTTCGAAGCGCAATGCCTGCGCGCTTCGCTGACCCGCCATAAAGGCGACATCAAAGCCGTGCTCGGCGAATTGCAACTGCCACGCCGGACGCTGAACGAGAAAATGCAACGTCATGCCCTAACACGGGAAATGTTCCTCAATTGA
- a CDS encoding ATP-binding protein, whose amino-acid sequence MTIKHRYWRLSLYVLLILAGAALSASLAMRQAQRHALAEDAARGSEQLALYANTLHTLIERYRALPSVLALDPEIRAALSGPVTDDVQRALNIKLEKINSAAHSSTLELLDANGLAIGASNWRTPNSYVGHNYGFRPYFLQTRAKGSGRFYAVGVTTGIPGYFLSSAVVNDAGIFSGAMVVKLEFPNLEQEWGQGDDLLLVSDEKGIVFIANRPDWRYHELLPIPVEGRANLLRTRQYDKKPLSPLRSRIIDRFGINSHLSRVEGPDGTADYLWQSLPLPDEQWTLHLLRKPPASSEDMRNAGLAAAGIWLALVFLGLFLYQRWRLARLRERSRDELEQLVQERTRDLQTAQDGLVQSAKLAALGQMSAALAHEINQPLTAQRMQLATLRLLLDQGRIDEACKALTAVDQQLTRMAALTGHLKTFARKSPSGLRERLDLATVVEQALQLLEPRLREDHIDCVLHLPHPAWVRGDAIRLEQVLINLLRNALDAMRDCTTRRLEVRIDALDPHWRLSVRDSGTGIAPDNLANIFDPFFTTKPVGDGLGLGLAVSYAIIHQLGGQLTAENHADGAVFWFCLPNDALET is encoded by the coding sequence ATGACGATCAAGCATCGCTACTGGCGACTTTCCTTGTACGTGCTGCTGATTCTGGCGGGGGCCGCCCTGTCGGCCAGCCTGGCCATGCGTCAGGCTCAGCGCCACGCACTTGCAGAAGATGCAGCGCGGGGCAGCGAACAACTGGCGCTGTACGCCAATACCCTGCACACCCTGATCGAACGCTACCGCGCCCTGCCCTCGGTCCTGGCACTGGACCCCGAAATTCGTGCAGCGCTGAGCGGTCCGGTGACCGATGACGTGCAACGCGCGCTCAATATCAAGCTGGAAAAAATCAACAGCGCGGCCCACTCATCGACCCTTGAGTTGCTTGATGCAAACGGGCTGGCCATCGGTGCGAGCAATTGGCGCACACCCAATAGCTACGTCGGCCATAACTACGGCTTTCGCCCCTACTTTCTGCAAACCCGTGCCAAGGGCAGCGGGCGCTTCTACGCGGTCGGCGTGACCACGGGGATTCCCGGTTACTTTCTGTCCAGTGCAGTGGTGAACGATGCAGGCATCTTCAGTGGCGCGATGGTCGTGAAACTGGAGTTTCCCAACCTTGAGCAGGAATGGGGTCAGGGCGACGACCTGCTGCTGGTCAGTGATGAGAAAGGCATCGTGTTCATCGCCAATCGACCCGACTGGCGTTATCACGAACTGTTGCCCATCCCCGTCGAGGGCCGGGCCAATCTGCTGCGCACTCGCCAATACGACAAAAAACCTCTATCGCCGCTGCGCAGTCGGATCATTGATCGCTTCGGCATCAACAGTCATTTGAGCCGTGTTGAAGGACCGGACGGCACGGCTGACTATCTCTGGCAATCACTGCCGCTGCCCGACGAACAGTGGACCCTGCACCTGCTGCGCAAGCCGCCGGCCTCCAGCGAAGACATGCGCAATGCCGGGCTCGCCGCTGCTGGCATCTGGCTGGCGCTGGTGTTTCTCGGCCTGTTTCTTTATCAACGCTGGCGCCTGGCGCGATTGCGCGAACGCAGCCGGGACGAGCTTGAGCAACTGGTTCAGGAGCGCACCCGCGATCTGCAAACCGCGCAGGACGGCCTGGTGCAATCGGCCAAGCTGGCTGCGCTGGGGCAGATGTCGGCAGCGCTGGCCCACGAAATCAATCAACCGCTGACAGCCCAGCGCATGCAACTGGCAACCTTGCGCCTGCTGCTTGATCAAGGCCGCATTGACGAAGCCTGCAAGGCGCTGACTGCAGTGGATCAGCAGCTGACGCGCATGGCCGCACTGACCGGCCACTTGAAAACCTTCGCCCGCAAGAGCCCCAGTGGCTTGCGCGAGCGGCTGGACCTGGCGACGGTGGTCGAGCAGGCGTTGCAGTTACTTGAACCGCGCCTGCGGGAAGACCACATCGACTGCGTGCTGCACCTGCCGCACCCGGCCTGGGTGCGCGGTGATGCCATACGTCTCGAACAGGTGCTGATCAATCTGCTGCGCAACGCGCTGGATGCCATGCGTGACTGCACCACCCGGCGTCTCGAAGTGCGCATTGATGCGCTCGACCCGCATTGGCGACTCAGCGTCAGGGACAGCGGGACCGGCATCGCCCCGGACAATCTGGCTAACATTTTCGATCCGTTCTTTACCACCAAACCGGTAGGCGACGGTCTGGGCCTCGGTCTGGCCGTTTCCTACGCCATCATTCACCAACTGGGCGGGCAACTGACCGCAGAAAACCATGCCGATGGCGCGGTGTTCTGGTTCTGCCTGCCCAATGACGCTCTGGAGACCTGA